A part of Aquibium oceanicum genomic DNA contains:
- a CDS encoding tyrosine-type recombinase/integrase, giving the protein MPLTDTQLRAIKPFQSTKKYSDGGGLFVQVTPQGSKLWRLAYRYGGKQKLLALGTYPAVSLVEARARRDTAKRLLASGFDPSAHAKAEKIATRAATEDTFQTIADEYLKKIQREGKADATLTKKRWLLGLAASDLGKRPIADITAADILVPLRRVEGIGNYETARRLRATIGQVFRYAIAVSKASNDPTFGLRGALVTPKVTSRAALTDWKSFAGMLRVTLPPRSNPD; this is encoded by the coding sequence ATGCCACTTACGGATACGCAGCTGAGGGCGATAAAGCCGTTCCAGTCCACCAAGAAGTACAGCGATGGCGGCGGCCTCTTCGTGCAGGTGACGCCGCAAGGCTCGAAGCTCTGGCGGCTCGCCTATCGCTATGGCGGCAAGCAAAAGCTTTTGGCGCTGGGCACCTATCCGGCTGTATCTCTAGTCGAAGCGCGCGCCAGACGAGATACGGCCAAACGGCTACTGGCTTCCGGCTTTGATCCGTCCGCGCATGCCAAGGCGGAGAAGATCGCAACACGTGCGGCTACCGAAGACACTTTTCAAACGATCGCGGACGAGTACCTGAAGAAGATCCAACGCGAAGGCAAGGCGGACGCCACCCTGACGAAGAAGCGTTGGCTCCTAGGCCTTGCGGCTTCCGATCTGGGGAAGCGGCCGATAGCGGATATCACGGCCGCCGACATCCTTGTTCCCCTGCGCAGAGTCGAGGGAATCGGCAACTATGAGACCGCTCGTCGGCTGCGCGCGACAATCGGTCAGGTGTTCCGCTATGCCATTGCCGTTTCGAAGGCGAGCAACGATCCGACATTTGGTCTTCGCGGTGCACTCGTCACGCCGAAGGTAACAAGTCGCGCGGCATTGACGGACTGGAAGAGTTTCGCGGGCATGCTGCGGGTGACGTTGCCCCCGCGATCTAATCCAGATTGA